A window of the Sphingomonas piscis genome harbors these coding sequences:
- a CDS encoding EAL domain-containing protein — protein MSEGALLSAFQHALDGGELYMVYQPQVALADGALKRVEALVRWDHPDIGAVPPAAFVLLAEEHGLIGRLTEWGLAEVLRQWSHWHGQGLDLSVAFNISALSLEQLDFPDRVEEMCRQWDMPTDCLVVELTEGATQPLIQLMDTLTRFRIKGIGLALDDFGTGYSSLLQLRHLPFSTVKIDRAFVADLETSADCQLIVRAMIDLAHGLGLTATAEGVENEAQLRTLRDLGCDMAQGYLISPALPPDALAGWHQDFAEHWKGLVGKAEVAAV, from the coding sequence GTGAGCGAAGGCGCACTGCTGAGCGCGTTTCAACACGCGCTGGATGGCGGCGAGCTTTACATGGTCTACCAGCCGCAGGTCGCTCTCGCCGATGGCGCATTGAAACGCGTCGAGGCGTTGGTCCGGTGGGATCACCCCGACATCGGCGCCGTTCCGCCGGCTGCGTTCGTCCTGCTGGCCGAAGAGCATGGCCTGATCGGACGCCTGACCGAGTGGGGCCTTGCGGAAGTGCTTCGCCAATGGTCGCACTGGCATGGTCAGGGGCTGGACCTCAGCGTCGCGTTCAACATCTCTGCGCTCAGCCTGGAACAACTCGATTTCCCGGACCGCGTCGAAGAGATGTGCCGCCAGTGGGACATGCCCACCGATTGCCTGGTGGTCGAGTTGACCGAAGGTGCGACCCAGCCGCTGATCCAACTGATGGACACGCTGACTCGATTTCGGATCAAGGGCATCGGACTGGCCCTCGACGACTTCGGAACCGGCTATTCCTCCTTGCTGCAGCTTCGGCACCTGCCGTTCAGCACCGTGAAAATCGATCGTGCGTTCGTGGCCGACCTCGAAACCTCCGCCGACTGCCAGTTGATAGTTCGGGCGATGATCGACCTCGCCCACGGACTGGGCCTGACGGCGACCGCCGAGGGCGTCGAGAATGAAGCCCAGCTGCGCACCCTTCGCGATCTCGGCTGCGACATGGCGCAAGGCTATTTGATCTCGCCGGCCCTCCCGCCGGACGCACTAGCGGGGTGGCACCAAGATTTCGCGGAGCATTGGAAAGGACTGGTCGGAAAAGCGGAGGTTGCGGCCGTCTAA
- a CDS encoding response regulator has protein sequence MRPRLLLVDDEPVLAEFLGSAAEECGFDPILTSNDRQFRERFLAERPDMVALDLGMPGMDGVELLRFLADQGYKAPVLIVSGFDRRVLESAFRLGEALGLRMAGPLAKPTRLEEVETVLTALKGTLTP, from the coding sequence GTGCGTCCGCGCCTGCTGCTGGTTGACGATGAGCCAGTGCTTGCGGAATTTTTGGGAAGCGCCGCGGAAGAATGTGGGTTCGACCCGATCCTGACCTCGAATGACCGGCAGTTTCGTGAGCGGTTCCTTGCTGAGCGACCCGATATGGTGGCGCTGGACCTTGGCATGCCGGGGATGGACGGGGTGGAACTGCTTCGGTTCCTGGCCGACCAAGGATACAAGGCGCCGGTGCTGATCGTCAGCGGTTTCGACCGCCGGGTGCTTGAGTCCGCGTTTCGCCTCGGCGAAGCGCTTGGGCTGCGGATGGCCGGGCCGCTCGCCAAGCCGACGCGTTTGGAAGAGGTGGAAACCGTCCTGACGGCCCTGAAAGGCACACTCACCCCGTGA
- a CDS encoding PilZ domain-containing protein — protein sequence MADPAQMENALESTTFSLTTAVPRPPERRADERLTPLLRIAKIKSNAGEQLMRIRNVSAGGLMAECSHLLEVGEAVKVEFSSQLIPSSIVWIRDGLIGVKFDQNLDLGELLAGRKPRHGFRTRPPRLEVNCKASVQVGKMYYTVDVQDISLAGLKVEPIDERCLDQKVVVVVESLRPIRGEVRWYSNRTAGILFDKPLAFEELAEWVGKRLELASLKAAYKRG from the coding sequence GTGGCGGACCCCGCGCAGATGGAGAACGCACTGGAATCGACCACTTTTTCACTGACCACGGCGGTGCCGCGGCCGCCCGAGCGTCGCGCGGACGAGCGACTGACCCCGCTGCTCCGCATCGCCAAGATCAAGAGCAATGCCGGCGAGCAGTTGATGCGCATCCGAAACGTTTCCGCCGGCGGCCTGATGGCGGAGTGCAGCCACCTGCTCGAGGTCGGGGAGGCTGTGAAGGTCGAATTCTCCTCACAGCTCATCCCGTCGTCGATCGTCTGGATCCGTGACGGGCTGATCGGCGTCAAGTTCGACCAGAACCTCGATCTCGGCGAGCTTCTCGCCGGCCGAAAGCCGCGGCACGGCTTCCGCACTCGTCCGCCGCGCCTGGAGGTGAACTGCAAGGCGTCCGTGCAGGTGGGGAAGATGTACTACACCGTCGACGTGCAGGATATTTCGCTCGCGGGTCTGAAGGTCGAGCCGATCGACGAACGCTGCCTCGACCAGAAGGTCGTGGTCGTGGTGGAGAGTCTTCGGCCAATCAGGGGCGAGGTCCGCTGGTATTCCAACCGGACAGCCGGCATTCTTTTTGACAAGCCGCTGGCGTTCGAGGAGCTGGCCGAGTGGGTCGGCAAACGGCTCGAGCTTGCGAGCCTCAAGGCCGCCTACAAGAGAGGCTGA
- the msrA gene encoding peptide-methionine (S)-S-oxide reductase MsrA, translated as MAQEVAVFAGGCFWCTEAVFKDITGVSSVESGYTGGQTINPTYKQVCGGDTGHAEAIRISFNPDVVSYDDLLDIFFATHDPTQLNRQGNDIGTQYRSAIFPLSPEQEEKARAGVARANQDHGGRIVTTIEPKADWYPAEDYHQDYWEGEGQRNPYCLAVIPPKLQKLRKSFQDRLKSAPASA; from the coding sequence ATGGCGCAAGAAGTGGCGGTGTTTGCGGGCGGGTGCTTCTGGTGCACCGAGGCGGTGTTCAAGGACATAACCGGCGTGAGCTCGGTTGAAAGTGGCTATACCGGCGGCCAGACGATCAATCCCACCTACAAGCAGGTCTGCGGCGGCGACACCGGCCATGCCGAGGCGATCCGCATTTCCTTTAACCCGGATGTCGTCAGCTACGACGACCTGCTCGACATCTTTTTCGCCACTCACGACCCGACGCAGCTGAACCGGCAGGGCAACGATATCGGGACCCAATATCGATCGGCCATCTTCCCGCTGTCGCCTGAGCAGGAGGAGAAGGCGCGGGCCGGCGTTGCGCGTGCCAACCAGGATCATGGCGGCCGGATCGTGACGACGATCGAGCCTAAGGCCGACTGGTACCCAGCCGAGGATTACCATCAGGACTATTGGGAAGGTGAGGGGCAGCGAAACCCCTATTGCCTCGCCGTAATTCCGCCCAAGCTCCAGAAGCTGCGCAAGAGCTTCCAGGACCGATTGAAGAGTGCGCCCGCCTCTGCCTAG
- a CDS encoding L-threonylcarbamoyladenylate synthase encodes MPTETVYGLAADATDGEAVARIYAAKGRPSFNPLIVHVPDVAAAAEFASLSSEAEQLAARHWPGPLTMVLPLRPTGGLSSLVTAGLPTVAVRIPSHPAMQALLRATGKPLAAPSANASGSISPTRAAHVLKSLGGRIPLIVDAGPCARGIESTIVAVDGDRLRLLRPGPIDLGLELEAVGSIEAPGQLASHYAPSKPVRLNAERPGDDEYLIGFGDVGGDFNLSADADVVEAASRLFDALHEADSAAQPLIAVAPIPEEGLGAAINDRLRKAAAPR; translated from the coding sequence ATGCCGACCGAGACCGTCTACGGCCTCGCTGCCGACGCCACCGATGGCGAGGCCGTTGCACGCATCTATGCCGCCAAGGGGCGGCCAAGCTTCAATCCGTTGATCGTCCATGTTCCGGATGTCGCGGCAGCCGCGGAATTCGCGTCGTTGAGCAGCGAGGCAGAACAATTGGCCGCCCGCCACTGGCCGGGGCCATTGACGATGGTCTTACCTCTCCGACCGACCGGTGGACTGAGCAGCCTGGTGACGGCAGGGCTCCCGACGGTGGCGGTGAGGATCCCCTCCCACCCGGCGATGCAGGCGCTGTTGAGGGCAACGGGCAAGCCGCTCGCCGCCCCTTCGGCCAATGCCAGCGGGTCGATCAGCCCTACCCGCGCCGCCCATGTCCTGAAGAGCCTCGGCGGACGTATTCCGCTGATCGTCGACGCGGGTCCGTGCGCACGCGGCATCGAGTCCACCATTGTTGCCGTAGACGGCGATCGGTTGCGCCTGCTTAGACCCGGACCGATCGACCTGGGCCTGGAGCTTGAGGCCGTCGGGTCGATCGAGGCCCCGGGCCAGTTGGCCAGCCATTACGCTCCATCCAAGCCGGTGCGACTGAATGCCGAGCGGCCTGGCGACGACGAATATCTGATCGGCTTCGGCGATGTCGGCGGCGACTTCAACCTCAGCGCGGACGCGGACGTGGTTGAGGCTGCGTCGCGTCTGTTCGACGCACTTCATGAGGCCGACTCAGCTGCGCAACCGCTCATTGCCGTGGCACCGATCCCCGAGGAGGGGCTCGGTGCCGCGATCAATGACAGGCTGCGAAAGGCCGCGGCGCCGCGCTAG